The region TCTGTGTATAAAACATCTATACGACCCCAAAGTCAAAACtgcataaaaaggaaatattcagAGAATATCTTGTTTCTATTCCTATTCCCTAGTCTCCATTCCTATCCACCCTCAATTTTCATTACTTTCTAGTTTAtccttcttgtatttcattttttaaaaataggcaattaCAGTTCTTCAGAACTAATGGAGACATAAGAGTTAAAAACACCCCTAAAACTGAGCTCTGTATAAGCTGGTCAAGGAGCACATAACCTGCCTTGTATCACACTTTTACTTGCAATACATAAAGCTTGGTATACAAATAAACTCCCACCTGAATTGTGTTCAATCCACTGCAAAGAATCCATGTGAGCATTCAGAATTTTGCAGATCTTCTGGAGCTAAAAACACACACAAGACTTTTAGATTATGGTTGTTCTGATGTggtaaacaaaaactaaacatgagattgaaattaggaagtgacttttaatttcttctggtAAGACTTGAACTAAAAATGTACTAAATATTAATGGCTTTTTTTGCTATTTCATATTTGCAATGCTTGTTACCTTTATATATTAGTTCAAACTAATTATTTTGTCAATGAGATTCCTATAATTTAATAAGAAACTCACTATAacagtacaaaaataaataatgaacattaaaatgcatttcacaagataagaaatacatataaaaaaataaaagtagcatCATTTATCAAGCAaatcagcaattttttaaaaatggtaatacTCAGTTGTCAagcatgttaaaaaaataaatacattcatatacagccaataataatataaattgacTCAAcctttcaaaatgtaaatttttacaatatatgacaaaagttttcaaatatttataccTTTGACTCAGTATATTCTACTTCCAGGAGCCTATCCAGAGGAAATAATCAAATCTAAACACAACTGGTCATTATAGGGCTATTTTATGTTggccaaaaattagaaacaatatcTCTACCAactaaaaaaagattaaatatattattgtaaAGTCACCTCTGATGAAATATCATGGTGCCattaaaattcatgttttcaAAGAATGTTTAAATTTGAGGGAAGGTAACCCCAAGGTAAGGgttttgatccctatactggccagctgccaaaaaatttttaaaaagacagttttggGGTAAAAGACCATGAAAGAATATTAAATGAAGATAGAATACAAAATTCGATATACACGTTTCCAGGGCTgtttaaaacaaatgaagtatttttaacagcatagaaaaaagactagaaaaacatATGCCAATATAGTAGCAGATTAGTAGGTGATTTAATTTTGTATGTGGATTTTGTAAGAAAATGTGACTGAATAACACAGAGCATAACATGGACTTGCTTAATAGAAATTTTAGATATTAGATGGTGTCTCCTATTGCCCCCCCAAAAGGgggaataaaaacagataaatcccATTACAGTGAATATTGGAATAGTGCTATTTTTCTATCCTGGTATGTGGACCATAGTAATAAAGCTTTGTTGGTCTGGTTACAATAAATTATCTATAGGAATATTATTGTTCAGCAAATgtgtttttctgctttctgtccAATTATTTACGCTCTCTGAAAAAAAGAGATGAGTTGTTGCTGATCTCTTGCATCTTTTATCCTGCTATCATGCAGCAATTACCCTTTACTCTTATTAAACATCTCAATCACCCAtgccaggaaaaacaaaaatgaaaagactcaAACTACTTACTACAcactactaaaataaaataaaacaatccaGGGCTAAACAGAGAAAAAGGATAAAGATAGGATTACAGTCTCTTTTTACTTACTCTGTTGAGAATGTTCCTCTTATATTAATTCAACACAGAGGGACTAGACATCAGTCCTGTGTCATGTCTAAATCTGCATATACTTATCTATCCATGCATCAAAACTCTATTAcaacaaaacaattttgaatttcAGAATTACAATGGTGACCTAATATTTCATGACAAGAAAATCTGTATTTTGCCATCTCTTGATCATCTGTGTGAGATAGTAGCATGGATAATCCAAGActtatttatatttgtctttgtTCAACTTTTGATTCACCTGAAGTAAAGAATGGCACAATTTTTATATAGCTGGAAGGGACTTAAAGATCATTTAGTCTATCCTTgacattttgcaaaaaaaaagggCCAAGAGCCAGAGAGATTAATTAACTTAAACAAAATTCTAGTGctttctcaactataaaatgctGTCTCTTTATAATCAAAAAAAGCTGGTAGTATgtatgtagataaagaattgccTATATGTAATTGGACAAAGAGCTTACTAAAGAATAATCACCACTTATATACTATATATCATTTATCCTCACCTGCCCAGATACAGGGCCCACTCCTAATTATAATTAACTGATAGAAAGCACAATGGGAGCTCCCATAATGGAAGATTTCTCTTACCATTACTGCCATGGAGCGAGAGTGGGGAAAGGAGTTCTCCATTTAACTGCTAAGACAATAGGGAAAGGTAGAGAAAATAAGCTCTTTCATTAAAGtacagggggaaaaaacacaatTCTTTCTTACCACCAAATTAATCATGGCATCTCAAGTCTAATTGAAGCCTCTGATGCATTTCCCCATGATATAATGCATTTACGTAATGAACTAAGTAGTGTTCTATGGTGCAAGTAGAAACCTAAtaaccacattttttaaagtttgtatggaaaaatatgttaagtCTAAAATAGTTAACTCACCAAACTTTTAAGATATAACCTAATGATAAATTAAGAATTCCCTGAATATTTCTAACAGACATAAACATATCTATTTGCATTTATATGAATATGTAAGTAAATATGTTAAAGGAAGAATAAACTAGCTAATGAGTAAGTGAACAGAAAAATAAGTACAGGTACATATTTAGTTACgtaaagaacaaaggaaaatacCCTGGAAATTTCAGGAGGAAAGAATCATTTTTTTCACCCTCCTTGAAATAAccacaaaaaatttttaactttttctgcCTCTAAATATTTCCTGCCCCACTAACCACACCCAAGAGCTTCATATCTCTAGAGGCAGATAAGGAGCACTATAGAGGACAAGAGAAGGTGAGTAGCTAAAGGAAACAGAATGGTTACTTCACACTAAATCTTGGTTGTGTAAATGCATAAAACAGTAAACACACCGGGTCAGTAGGTTCAGCAGGACTTCCCAATGAATTCAGGTGACCAATAATGTCCTTGAGATCTTGGGACATTTGTTTCAGTTGAGCTTCTATACTTTCTGCTAATCTGTAACTGAAAAGGCAGGTAAAATAAAAGGATTACCAAGAAATGTTTTCTCCACTATCTGTTGATATTAATATACAAAGGTGATACTGCCAAGTGGATTTGCCCCAATCTCCTTACTTTCTCAGTTGGTCTCAGTTGTGACCAATGGCACATTCTCATGAATGCAGCACTCATGACCTTATTACTATATTCTAAAAAGACTACAAAGGTGAAAGCTTTACCCACCTTACTATTTTTATAGTTATCTATTTACCCTCTGGCTAATTGTCTGGGGATTTCTAAAGCAAAGGAACTCTCTTTACATATCAAAATACATCCATAAGAAAGATATACAAGTGAAGTTATTTAGTGTTTAgcaatgttcaataaatgctgaGATGTCTTCAATGATCTTGAAAACATAAGTTGTCAAactaaaactttatataaatatacttcACCAGGCAACAAAAGATGTTTTGAGAAATGAGCTTCACAATAATCAAAGATAGATAAATGTGGTAAGTTCACAACAAGCTGATTAGTAGCCTAAATTCTCGATTCCTACCCAAACTatttacacactcacacacacttaaCCTAGTCAGTAAATATGTTTATGAGACTTAAAGTGGACAGAGGATTTTTCAATCTTAATGTATCTAAAAACTAAAAGATTTATTTAGATTTGTTGGTAATTATCTACTGCCTTTCTATGCCAAAGTACTTATAGGTAAATGGTTGCCTAGATTGCTAAAGATTCTGGTGAAGATTTTATCACAATATAAATCTGACTGTAAATGAGTAACTAGAAACAAATTAATGTTTCAAGAATTTCTTCAAACTACAGTTAGGATCTTATGGCTAAAAACGTAACTCTGTacgtttcaaaaaaaaaatgataggatACATAGAAAGCAACACAAAGGAACGAAAAATTCAAAAAGGCTAAAATACAGAAGTAGAAACAAAACTAGGGTCAATACAGATTAGCTTTACTTACCGTATTTAATGTTTCTACAAAAAAAGTTAACTTGCCagacttttataaataaattcagtcTTATCTCTCTAATAAGCCAATGGTAAAATGAGTCCAATTTAGTCCCAATCTAGATTATGTAGCACATTCACATAAATTCTCCTAATACTTTATAAATTGGCCTGATTACCAAAATCTCAGTTCCAGAGAGATAAAGTGACTGTGGGAACACTGGAAATCTTTCAGCAGATTGTAACGACTAAATAGCACACAAATAAAATACACCTAGCCTAAGACATTTAGAAAATCATCCTGTTTTTGAAAGCTAGGCAGTTTGCCCCCCGATTAACAAACTGCCTTTAAAATAGCAAGTGATTTATCACTAAAGCAATTACATGATATTatgtttggaagaattgatataaaTAGAAACCATAAATAGCCCGTAATACTATGACATCACAcacataaaatttgtatttctaatttaagaataaacttgataaatataaaaactttatatTGGATATACATGAGCATGAGATTAATAACAGTGTACAAAATGCTGTAAAACAAAATTTCTAGAatgatttcttaattttcaaacatccagaaaagataaacagaaaagagTCAAACAAGTTGATAAATGTCAACTATAAGAACTTGTCCATTTCAATCAGTTTTTATTCCCTGACTTCTGATTCAACTTTCCCTCTTTTTTGGAGTGCTCTCATAGTAGGTAAGTCTTGCCCCATTCCTTGATCCTTATCCCATTACTTACATCCTCTCACGCTCCTCATCTGCATACTGCAGATAAAAGGGCCTGGGCCTGCTCTGGTCCTTCAGAAACTCCTCCAAAGATATCAAAAGATTTTCTAGCTCCTTCTGCTCTGACAGGATAAAATCCAGTTCTTCTTCCAACCTGAATAAAACAAGTTGACAAAAGGgctgataaaagaaatttagaGTGACAAAATAAACATCAATAAACtacatcaaggaaaaaaaaaaaactgaacaagaAGTTAGGTCTTTAATCTTTCAAACTAGGAAATCTAAGGTTCTACCTTTTCTGATCCAGTTTCACTTTTTCCAGTTCTCCATATAAAGTAGTAATctatgaaaagaaataagaatttttaaagctGAGCTATTTTCAAAAcgagaaaataaatgctattttctcttctcccttgtcACAGTTATGAGATTTTAAGTAAGGCTAAATTATCTAGAGGTTACTTCGTGACTATCTTAGTTATAAAAACTAATCACCattctaaaaaaaagagagagaaataagaataCAATGATGTAAATATTTGaacttatttaataattttagagcAATATCAATTTTCTCAAATACATTTCAAATATGAAAGATTTCCTAATTCAGGGCACTTATTACCTAAGGTAAATATTTTGAAGCTGCTCACCAATACTAGGGTAGAAAATTAACCACAAAAAACAGTTCTATTTGCTTGTGTTCATCTGAAAATACTTACACAATACAGGTAGACTAATGAGACTATCTCCTTACCTTCTCACCACTATCAATCAATGCACGTTCCCAAGCATCGACATGGGTGGCATGGTGAAGAATGTGTTTCTCATAATCCTCTAGCTCAAGTCTCCAATTGTTCAACAGATTCTCCAGCTGACCATATGCCATCACGGGAGTTACTAttgcactaaaaaataaaaggatgcgatataatcatatgatcatatttttaaaagtatattcagattttaaaaactaatacgGGAGGACTCTGAGAAGAAAATAGCATGTGAGGAGTTTCTCAGACCTGCTCCCCAACAAAACAACCATAGCTGGTAAAGATAACTAAAAAGCAACCATTTAAAGTCTCTGTAAATTATCCTAAGGGaatatagcaaataaaaatttattaagaaatctACCAAATCACAGTAAAAACAACTAAAGTCTGTCCCACAATCCGCTCACTCTTCCTCCATCCCAGGTCAGCATGATGGAAACTCTTTTCTAGGTGGGTGTGGCCAAGAAGATAGAACTCTTTTTCCCCACAGCTCTTAGCCAAAGTGGTCCTTTACCCTGTCTGAGTAGTATCCACCAGAGAATGGGCATCCCCAACTGGGCAAAACCATGTGGAACTCCAATTCCCCTAACAGATTGTATCAAAAAGGCTGAGCAGCTAGCCAACCTTTGATCCTCTGACCAGAGGAGTCAGACAAT is a window of Cynocephalus volans isolate mCynVol1 chromosome X, mCynVol1.pri, whole genome shotgun sequence DNA encoding:
- the NUP62CL gene encoding nucleoporin-62 C-terminal-like protein isoform X1; the encoded protein is MAASQSLPIYFGSGRWSGGYHQGFIPASAVATTTSSSTMFFTSISSAFASTAATRMSSTVSTSTTSTITTTTTTTVTSDFTQNLKPGTSTGINTTVAVGVTSVPFTSTVNAIVTPVMAYGQLENLLNNWRLELEDYEKHILHHATHVDAWERALIDSGEKITTLYGELEKVKLDQKRLEEELDFILSEQKELENLLISLEEFLKDQSRPRPFYLQYADEERERIYRLAESIEAQLKQMSQDLKDIIGHLNSLGSPAEPTDPLQKICKILNAHMDSLQWIEHNSDMLQRKVEEITVLQAAAYNVKMAFD
- the NUP62CL gene encoding nucleoporin-62 C-terminal-like protein isoform X2, which gives rise to MAASQSLPIYFGSGRWSGGYHQGFIPASAVATTTSSSTMFFTSISSAFASTAATRMSSTVSTSTTSTITTTTTTTVTSDFTQNLKPGTSTGINTTVAVGVTSVPFTSTVNAIVTPVMAYGQLENLLNNWRLELEDYEKHILHHATHVDAWERALIDSGEKITTLYGELEKVKLDQKRLEEELDFILSEQKELENLLISLEEFLKDQSRPRPFYLQYADEERERIYRLAESIEAQLKQMSQDLKDIIGHLNSLGSPAEPTDPQLNGELLSPLSLHGSNAPEDLQNSECSHGFFAVD